Proteins encoded in a region of the Bacillus methanolicus genome:
- a CDS encoding CPBP family intramembrane glutamic endopeptidase: protein MKKCASDLTLIIGIILAHLLLFFTFEDKSVFWYMLTASMLLLISYAIVKEKVDDQASFINYLSYGIGSGLVLFAVFLAGNGLIDGLHLPFKNDISKLYHRYSPSEIWHYIVLILVIIPGEEIFWRGFVQKRISKHVNRTLSIVIAALLYASVNIYSEFMILPFAAFISGIFWGCLYAWKKSIPLVIVSHLVFDLFLFVFMPFR, encoded by the coding sequence ATGAAAAAGTGCGCCTCCGATTTAACTTTAATAATCGGAATTATTCTAGCACATCTTCTGCTTTTTTTTACTTTTGAAGATAAGTCCGTATTTTGGTATATGCTTACTGCGTCCATGCTTCTACTCATAAGCTACGCAATTGTGAAAGAAAAAGTCGATGACCAAGCATCTTTTATTAACTACTTGTCCTACGGAATTGGTTCCGGACTAGTTCTTTTTGCTGTTTTTTTAGCAGGAAATGGCTTGATTGATGGGCTTCATTTGCCATTCAAAAATGACATCAGCAAACTTTATCATCGCTATTCACCTTCTGAGATATGGCATTATATCGTATTAATTTTAGTTATTATTCCAGGTGAAGAAATATTTTGGCGGGGTTTTGTTCAAAAAAGGATTTCTAAACATGTAAATCGTACGTTAAGTATTGTGATTGCTGCTTTATTATATGCAAGCGTCAATATTTATTCGGAATTTATGATTTTGCCGTTTGCAGCATTCATAAGCGGAATTTTTTGGGGATGTCTTTACGCATGGAAAAAAAGCATTCCTCTTGTCATTGTGTCTCATTTAGTATTTGATCTATTCTTATTTGTTTTTATGCCTTTCCGATGA
- a CDS encoding phosphocarrier protein HPr gives MVEKQFKVIAETGIHARPATLLVQAASKFDSEITLEYKEKKVNLKSIMGVMSLGVGKGADIKIIAEGSDEEEAMRSLEETLNKEGLAE, from the coding sequence ATGGTCGAAAAACAATTTAAAGTAATCGCTGAAACAGGCATTCATGCCCGTCCTGCAACTTTACTTGTACAAGCTGCAAGCAAATTTGATTCTGAAATTACTCTTGAATACAAAGAGAAAAAAGTTAACTTAAAATCAATCATGGGAGTTATGTCGCTTGGTGTTGGAAAGGGTGCCGATATCAAAATTATTGCCGAAGGAAGCGATGAAGAAGAAGCGATGAGAAGCTTAGAAGAGACATTGAATAAAGAAGGTTTGGCGGAATAA
- a CDS encoding aminotransferase A: MEHLINDRAANIEISGIRKFFNMVAGTEGMISLTIGQPDFPTPEHVKAAGIKAIHDDFTTYTHNAGMIELRKAAAEYYLKKYDVVYDPDSEVIITAGASEAIDIAFRTILDWDTEVILPGPVYPGYEPIIRLSGAKPVYADTTTNDFKMTADVIKSYITNRTRCIVLPYPSNPTGISLSEKELYEISELLRDKDIFILADEIYSELVYERPHISIAKFLKEKTIVINGLSKSHSMTGWRIGLLFTSDNIAKHILKVHQYNVTCATSISQMAALEALTAGIDDALPMRAEYKKRRDYVYNRLIKMGFDVVKPEGAFYFFVKIPVSGMKSFDFALSLAHEAKVAVVPGSAFSNLGEGYFRLSFAYSMETLEEGLNRIENYMMEMSK, encoded by the coding sequence GTGGAACATTTAATAAATGACAGGGCAGCAAACATTGAAATTTCAGGAATTCGTAAATTTTTTAATATGGTTGCCGGAACAGAAGGGATGATTTCATTAACAATCGGCCAGCCTGATTTTCCGACTCCAGAGCATGTAAAAGCTGCCGGAATAAAAGCGATTCATGATGACTTTACAACGTATACTCATAATGCAGGCATGATCGAGCTAAGAAAAGCTGCCGCAGAGTACTATTTAAAAAAATACGATGTTGTCTATGATCCCGATTCTGAGGTGATCATCACCGCGGGCGCAAGCGAGGCAATTGACATCGCGTTCAGAACCATTTTAGACTGGGACACTGAAGTCATATTGCCGGGGCCTGTTTATCCCGGTTACGAGCCAATCATTCGCCTTTCAGGAGCAAAACCAGTTTACGCCGATACAACGACGAACGATTTCAAAATGACGGCTGATGTTATAAAATCATACATAACAAATAGAACACGATGCATCGTATTGCCTTATCCATCCAATCCTACAGGAATCAGCCTATCGGAAAAAGAATTATACGAAATTTCAGAGTTGCTGCGTGATAAGGATATTTTTATCCTTGCTGATGAAATCTACAGTGAACTTGTCTATGAAAGACCGCATATCTCGATTGCAAAGTTTTTAAAAGAAAAGACGATCGTGATTAACGGGCTGTCAAAATCCCACTCCATGACAGGTTGGAGAATCGGGCTGCTGTTTACTTCAGATAATATTGCAAAACATATTTTAAAAGTTCACCAATATAACGTTACTTGCGCTACTTCTATATCACAAATGGCTGCATTAGAAGCGCTGACTGCTGGTATTGATGATGCGCTGCCAATGAGAGCCGAGTATAAAAAAAGGCGCGATTACGTTTACAACAGACTGATAAAAATGGGATTTGATGTTGTAAAACCGGAAGGCGCGTTTTATTTCTTTGTGAAAATTCCCGTTTCCGGTATGAAATCTTTTGATTTTGCTTTATCTCTTGCACATGAAGCAAAAGTTGCCGTTGTTCCGGGAAGTGCGTTTTCTAATTTAGGCGAAGGATACTTCCGGCTTTCCTTTGCTTATTCAATGGAGACTTTGGAAGAAGGACTTAATAGGATTGAAAACTATATGATGGAAATGAGTAAATAA
- a CDS encoding M3 family oligoendopeptidase, with protein sequence MRFEEYTYARPDVEKTEKLFQSALEKFQSASSAEQQIEAITEINKIRNNISTMFNLCYIRHSINTNDEFYKNEQDYMDEIQPVVEGLVTKYYEALVQSPFRKELEKKWGKQLFALAEAQLKTFSPEIVPLLQKENKLSTEYTKLLASAKIFFEGEERTLAQIDPFTESTDREMRKRASEAKFGFLADHEETLDRIYDDLVKVRTEIAQKLGYKNFVELGYYRMYRTDYNAEMVANFRKQVEEFIVPIATKLKERQRDRIGVEKLKYYDEGFNFKTGNPTPKGSPEWIIENGQKMYDELSKETGAFFRYMRENGLMDLVAKKGKAGGGYCTFIEDYKSPFIFSNFNGTSGDIDVLTHEAGHAFQVYSSRHFDIPEYFWPTYEAAEIHSMSMEFFTWPWMELFFKEDTEKYKFAHLSSSLLFLPYGVSVDEFQHWVYENPGATPKERKQAWREIEKKYLPHKDYDGNEYLENGGFWQRQGHIYNSPFYYIDYTLAQICAFQFWKRSRENREEAWQDYVNLCKLGGSLPFTELVKKANLISPFEDGCVQSVVGEIENWLNSVDDKSL encoded by the coding sequence ATGAGATTTGAAGAATATACATATGCAAGGCCCGATGTCGAAAAAACCGAAAAGTTATTTCAATCTGCACTAGAAAAGTTTCAATCCGCTTCATCAGCTGAACAGCAAATTGAGGCTATAACAGAGATCAATAAAATTCGTAATAACATTAGCACGATGTTTAATCTTTGCTATATCAGGCACTCCATTAATACGAACGATGAATTTTATAAAAATGAACAGGATTACATGGATGAGATTCAGCCTGTAGTTGAAGGGCTTGTCACCAAATATTATGAGGCCCTTGTTCAATCGCCATTTCGAAAAGAGCTGGAAAAGAAGTGGGGAAAACAATTATTTGCATTGGCAGAGGCCCAGCTTAAAACCTTCTCGCCGGAAATTGTTCCCCTTCTTCAAAAAGAGAATAAACTTTCAACAGAATATACGAAATTGCTTGCTTCTGCCAAGATCTTTTTCGAAGGTGAGGAACGGACTCTTGCACAAATCGATCCGTTTACTGAATCAACAGATCGGGAGATGAGAAAAAGAGCGAGTGAAGCGAAGTTTGGTTTTCTAGCTGATCATGAGGAAACGCTCGATCGGATTTATGATGATCTTGTAAAAGTACGGACAGAAATTGCCCAAAAACTCGGGTATAAAAACTTTGTAGAACTCGGCTACTACCGTATGTACCGTACGGACTACAATGCTGAAATGGTTGCCAATTTCCGCAAGCAGGTGGAAGAATTTATCGTTCCGATTGCCACAAAACTAAAAGAACGCCAGCGTGATCGGATTGGTGTAGAAAAGTTAAAGTATTATGATGAAGGGTTTAACTTTAAGACCGGAAACCCTACGCCTAAAGGAAGCCCTGAATGGATTATCGAAAATGGGCAAAAGATGTATGATGAACTTTCAAAAGAAACAGGAGCATTTTTCCGCTATATGCGGGAAAACGGCTTAATGGATCTTGTTGCAAAAAAAGGAAAAGCGGGCGGAGGCTATTGTACATTCATTGAAGATTATAAATCTCCGTTTATTTTCTCAAACTTTAATGGAACATCAGGGGATATCGATGTATTAACACATGAAGCCGGACATGCCTTCCAAGTTTATTCAAGCAGACATTTTGATATCCCTGAATATTTTTGGCCAACTTACGAAGCTGCGGAAATTCATTCGATGAGCATGGAATTTTTCACTTGGCCATGGATGGAGTTGTTTTTTAAAGAAGATACAGAAAAATATAAGTTTGCTCATTTAAGTTCATCATTATTATTCCTTCCTTACGGGGTATCAGTTGACGAATTCCAACACTGGGTATATGAAAATCCGGGAGCAACTCCAAAAGAAAGAAAGCAGGCATGGAGGGAAATCGAAAAGAAATATTTGCCTCATAAAGATTATGATGGAAATGAGTATCTTGAAAACGGCGGATTTTGGCAGCGTCAAGGCCATATTTACAATTCTCCATTTTATTATATTGATTACACACTTGCACAAATTTGTGCTTTCCAATTCTGGAAACGTTCCAGGGAAAATCGGGAAGAAGCATGGCAAGATTATGTAAATCTTTGCAAACTCGGCGGCAGCCTTCCTTTTACGGAGCTTGTAAAAAAAGCCAACTTAATTTCTCCTTTCGAAGATGGGTGTGTCCAATCTGTCGTAGGTGAAATTGAAAATTGGCTAAATTCCGTTGATGATAAATCTTTATAA
- a CDS encoding NAD(P)-dependent oxidoreductase, which yields MLTSENTVVGFIGLGVMGKSMAGHILKSGYPLVVYTRTKNKAEELLEKGAEWADSPKEIAKKADVMITIVGYPSDVEEVYLGEKGIIHHAKQGSYLIDMTTSTPTLAVRIFEEAKKKGLKALDAPVSGGDIGAREGKLSIMVGGDYEDFVAVKPILSLLGTNIVYQGKAGSGQHTKMCNQIAIASNMIGVCEAIAYAERAGLNPENVLKSIASGAAGSWSLSNLAPRMIDGNFEPGFYIKHFIKDMNIALEEAEKLGLKAPGLSLAKSLYSRLAEKGEENSGTHALYKYYNDNETV from the coding sequence TTGTTAACTTCCGAAAATACTGTAGTCGGTTTTATTGGTCTTGGTGTCATGGGGAAAAGTATGGCAGGACATATTCTTAAGAGCGGTTATCCGCTTGTGGTATATACACGAACAAAGAATAAGGCAGAAGAACTTTTGGAAAAAGGTGCAGAATGGGCTGATTCACCTAAAGAAATTGCAAAGAAAGCTGATGTCATGATTACGATTGTAGGATATCCTTCTGATGTGGAAGAAGTTTATCTTGGAGAAAAGGGGATTATTCATCATGCTAAACAAGGAAGCTATCTCATTGATATGACGACTTCAACTCCCACACTTGCAGTGAGAATTTTTGAGGAAGCAAAAAAGAAAGGGTTAAAAGCACTCGATGCTCCTGTATCAGGCGGTGATATCGGCGCAAGGGAAGGAAAACTGTCAATCATGGTAGGGGGAGATTATGAAGATTTTGTGGCTGTTAAACCAATCTTAAGTCTCCTCGGCACTAATATTGTATATCAAGGAAAAGCCGGTTCCGGCCAGCACACAAAAATGTGCAACCAAATTGCCATTGCATCAAACATGATTGGTGTTTGTGAAGCAATCGCATACGCTGAAAGAGCAGGATTGAATCCGGAGAATGTTTTAAAAAGCATTGCTTCAGGTGCAGCAGGCAGCTGGTCACTTTCTAATCTGGCGCCAAGAATGATTGATGGAAATTTTGAACCCGGCTTTTACATAAAGCATTTTATAAAAGATATGAATATTGCCCTTGAAGAAGCGGAAAAGTTGGGTCTTAAAGCACCTGGACTATCCTTGGCAAAATCTCTTTATTCCCGATTAGCTGAAAAAGGAGAAGAAAACAGCGGCACTCATGCTCTTTACAAGTATTACAACGACAACGAAACTGTTTAA
- a CDS encoding YkvS family protein, whose translation MKKAEVGNVIEFKNGLQGIVEKVNENSVIVDLTYMENYRDLELEQRTVVNHKNYKIIRETVQ comes from the coding sequence TTGAAAAAAGCTGAAGTGGGAAATGTAATAGAATTTAAAAACGGTTTACAAGGCATCGTAGAAAAGGTCAATGAAAATTCTGTAATCGTTGACTTAACATATATGGAAAATTACCGGGATCTTGAATTAGAGCAACGGACAGTGGTTAATCATAAAAATTATAAAATAATAAGAGAAACAGTACAATAA
- the ptsP gene encoding phosphoenolpyruvate--protein phosphotransferase — protein sequence MDFLKGIAASSGIAIAKAYMLAEPDLSFEKKTVDDSAKEIDRFQSALTKAKTELESIRDRAKTELGADKAAIFEAHLLVLSDPELITQIEDKIKTEKVNAEYALKETTDMFIAMFEQMDNEYMKERAADIRDVTKRVLSHLLGLQISNPSMINEEVIIVAEDLTPSDTAQLNRQYVKGFTTDIGGRTSHSAIMARSMEIPAVVGTKTVTKEIKNGDLIIVDGLKGEVHINPSQETIEKYKKEQADYEAQKAEWAKLVNEKSFSKDGHQVELAANIGTPNDLEGVINNGGEGIGLYRTEFLYMGRDQLPTEEEQFEAYKAVLEGMKGKPVVVRTLDIGGDKELPYLNLPKEMNPFLGFRAIRLCLEEQDMFRTQLRALLRASSYGNLKIMFPMIATLDEFREAKAIFEEEKEKLASNGTVVSDNIEIGIMVEIPSTAILADQFAKEVDFFSIGTNDLIQYTMAADRMNERVSYLYQPYHPAILRLVKMVIDAAHKEGKWVGMCGEMAGDEIAIPILLGLGLDEFSMSATSILKARSQIRQLSKGEMEKLAEQVLQMKTTEEVVQTVKSATKIY from the coding sequence ATGGATTTTTTGAAGGGAATCGCCGCTTCCAGTGGAATTGCGATTGCAAAAGCATACATGTTAGCAGAGCCCGATCTTTCTTTTGAAAAGAAGACTGTAGATGATTCAGCGAAGGAAATTGACCGTTTTCAGTCTGCTTTAACAAAAGCAAAGACAGAGCTTGAAAGTATTCGCGATCGTGCAAAGACAGAGCTGGGAGCTGATAAAGCGGCAATTTTTGAGGCACATCTGTTAGTGTTAAGCGATCCTGAACTGATCACCCAAATCGAAGATAAAATTAAAACTGAAAAAGTAAACGCAGAGTATGCACTTAAGGAAACAACTGACATGTTCATTGCTATGTTTGAGCAAATGGATAATGAATATATGAAGGAACGTGCTGCAGACATTCGCGATGTAACAAAACGGGTACTTTCTCATCTGCTCGGTTTGCAAATTTCAAATCCAAGCATGATTAATGAGGAAGTTATCATTGTTGCGGAAGATTTAACACCTTCAGATACAGCTCAATTGAACCGTCAATATGTGAAAGGCTTTACAACAGATATTGGCGGAAGAACTTCTCACTCAGCGATTATGGCTCGTTCTATGGAAATTCCGGCCGTTGTCGGAACAAAAACGGTCACGAAAGAAATTAAGAACGGTGACTTAATCATTGTTGATGGATTAAAAGGAGAAGTCCATATTAACCCATCACAAGAAACGATCGAAAAATATAAAAAAGAGCAAGCTGATTATGAAGCACAAAAAGCTGAATGGGCTAAGCTTGTGAATGAAAAGTCGTTTTCAAAAGACGGCCATCAAGTTGAGCTTGCCGCCAATATTGGAACGCCAAATGATTTAGAAGGTGTTATTAATAACGGCGGGGAAGGAATTGGATTGTACCGGACGGAATTTCTTTACATGGGACGCGACCAGCTTCCGACTGAAGAAGAGCAATTTGAGGCGTATAAAGCGGTCCTTGAAGGAATGAAAGGAAAACCGGTTGTCGTTCGAACTCTTGATATCGGAGGAGACAAAGAACTTCCATATTTGAACCTTCCAAAAGAAATGAACCCATTTCTCGGATTCAGGGCGATTCGCCTATGTCTTGAAGAGCAAGACATGTTCCGAACACAGCTCAGGGCTTTATTAAGAGCCAGCAGCTATGGAAACTTGAAAATTATGTTTCCGATGATTGCAACACTTGATGAGTTCCGTGAAGCAAAAGCTATTTTTGAAGAAGAGAAAGAAAAGCTTGCTTCAAATGGAACAGTTGTTTCGGACAATATTGAAATCGGTATCATGGTTGAAATTCCGTCCACTGCGATCTTAGCCGATCAGTTTGCCAAAGAAGTTGACTTCTTCAGTATTGGAACAAATGATTTAATTCAATATACAATGGCAGCTGACCGCATGAATGAGCGTGTTTCCTATTTGTATCAGCCATACCACCCGGCTATTTTGCGTCTGGTTAAAATGGTGATTGATGCAGCTCATAAAGAGGGCAAGTGGGTTGGAATGTGCGGTGAAATGGCAGGGGATGAAATTGCTATTCCAATCCTTCTCGGTCTCGGCTTAGATGAATTCTCAATGAGTGCAACTTCCATTTTAAAAGCACGTTCACAGATTCGCCAACTATCAAAGGGCGAAATGGAAAAACTGGCTGAACAAGTCTTGCAAATGAAAACAACAGAAGAAGTAGTACAAACAGTTAAATCTGCAACGAAAATCTATTAA
- a CDS encoding SDR family oxidoreductase, producing MDLKLSGKTALIAASSQGLGRAIAEGLLKEGANVVISGRDESKLKQVVTEIDPEGSGKATFVRADVTNQDDIKQMVQTAIDSFGRLDILVNNAGGPPAGSFETLTDEDWQASFELNLLSYIRLIREALPALKTNGGKIINIASSSIKEPIPGLILSNTFRTAIVGLSKTLAQELAPYNILINTVAPGRIATDRVRHLDQVNAEKLGITREEVEAKMKESIPLKRYGTPQEFANFVVFLASEANTYVTGSSFLVDGGMVKSI from the coding sequence ATGGATCTTAAACTTTCCGGAAAGACTGCTTTAATTGCTGCATCTAGCCAAGGATTGGGACGGGCTATTGCAGAAGGACTGTTAAAAGAAGGAGCGAATGTTGTTATATCAGGGCGAGATGAATCAAAGTTAAAACAGGTGGTAACAGAAATCGATCCTGAAGGGTCAGGAAAAGCTACGTTTGTTCGAGCAGATGTTACAAATCAAGATGATATAAAACAAATGGTTCAAACAGCAATTGATTCTTTCGGAAGACTCGACATTCTTGTCAATAATGCCGGCGGCCCGCCTGCAGGTTCTTTTGAAACACTTACAGATGAAGATTGGCAGGCATCATTTGAATTAAATTTGCTTTCTTACATCAGGCTGATCAGGGAAGCGTTGCCTGCTCTAAAGACGAATGGCGGTAAAATTATTAATATTGCATCATCATCCATAAAAGAACCAATTCCTGGGTTGATTCTTTCTAATACATTCAGAACAGCAATTGTCGGGCTGTCGAAAACACTTGCACAAGAACTTGCCCCTTATAACATTTTAATTAATACAGTTGCTCCCGGAAGAATAGCGACTGACCGCGTAAGGCACCTCGACCAAGTGAATGCTGAAAAACTTGGAATTACGAGAGAAGAAGTCGAAGCAAAGATGAAGGAGTCGATCCCATTGAAACGGTATGGAACTCCTCAAGAGTTTGCAAATTTTGTTGTTTTCCTGGCATCTGAGGCAAATACTTATGTAACGGGCAGTTCGTTTCTAGTCGACGGCGGAATGGTCAAATCGATTTAA
- a CDS encoding YkvI family membrane protein, whose translation MKTNWSQALQIAAVYVGTVVGAGFATGKEIVEFFSRFGFIGLIGILMGGYIFIFIGSKLMRMAAAIEADSYQDFNLYLFGRHFGTLINIVMLGMLLGVSAVMLSGAGAVFDEQLGLSRMAGIILTIVLSIFIMIVGIKGIFAVNTFVVPMMVTFSFLLMFISVQLPHFQDKILSIPFAKDGWKSVVAPFSYTAFNLSLAQAVLVPVAKEIKDDQTIKWGGILGGLALTFILLSSHSTLIMLPDFQSYEIPMAVTMKNLASGFYWIYVLIIYGEIFTSIIGNIFGLERQIKKYVATPSIITVSGIFVIVFLISLVDYGTLLSYLYPVFGYISLIFMILLWNKPFEKK comes from the coding sequence GTGAAGACAAACTGGTCTCAAGCTCTACAAATTGCTGCCGTTTATGTCGGAACAGTTGTGGGAGCAGGATTTGCAACAGGAAAAGAAATAGTCGAATTTTTTTCGCGTTTTGGTTTTATTGGGCTGATTGGGATCTTAATGGGCGGCTATATTTTTATTTTTATTGGTTCAAAATTAATGAGAATGGCAGCTGCGATAGAGGCTGATTCATATCAAGATTTTAACCTTTATTTATTTGGCCGCCATTTCGGAACTCTTATCAATATCGTAATGCTTGGCATGCTGCTTGGCGTTTCCGCCGTTATGCTGTCAGGGGCCGGGGCAGTATTCGACGAGCAGCTGGGGCTATCAAGGATGGCAGGAATTATATTGACCATTGTTCTTTCCATATTCATAATGATTGTAGGAATTAAAGGGATATTTGCTGTTAATACGTTCGTTGTTCCGATGATGGTCACTTTTAGTTTTCTCTTAATGTTCATTTCAGTACAATTACCTCATTTTCAAGACAAAATTTTATCGATTCCTTTTGCAAAAGATGGCTGGAAATCAGTGGTTGCCCCGTTTTCATATACAGCTTTTAATCTTTCACTTGCTCAGGCAGTATTAGTGCCGGTTGCAAAGGAAATAAAAGACGATCAAACAATCAAATGGGGAGGAATTTTAGGAGGACTGGCACTAACTTTCATCTTATTGTCGAGCCATTCAACATTAATCATGCTCCCTGATTTTCAAAGTTATGAAATACCAATGGCAGTCACAATGAAAAATTTGGCTTCCGGATTTTATTGGATCTATGTGTTGATTATTTATGGGGAAATCTTTACATCGATCATAGGAAATATTTTCGGATTGGAAAGACAAATAAAGAAGTATGTAGCAACTCCATCTATTATAACTGTTTCAGGCATATTTGTTATTGTTTTTCTCATCAGTCTTGTTGATTACGGTACATTGCTCTCTTATTTATATCCTGTTTTTGGATATATTAGTTTAATCTTTATGATCTTATTATGGAATAAACCTTTCGAGAAAAAATGA
- a CDS encoding DUF6254 family protein: MTKSKKEKERAWTIRKQDQNPHGKVKSFQQLEQNKK; the protein is encoded by the coding sequence TTGACTAAGTCTAAAAAAGAAAAAGAGCGGGCATGGACAATACGAAAACAGGACCAAAATCCACACGGAAAAGTAAAATCATTTCAACAATTAGAACAAAACAAGAAATAA
- a CDS encoding ATP-dependent Clp protease ATP-binding subunit — translation MICQNCQNNEAVIELNVNINGNKQHYHLCNDCYQKERSKLGAAFGPSMIGFSGFNPSSFEDLFKQFSSFPKNDMNGITGMSGISGAQAQQANHRGNGFIDQFGRNLTQLAKAGLIDPVIGREEEVNRVIEILNRRNKNNPVLIGEPGVGKTAVVEGLALKIAEGKVPSKLLNKEVYLLDVASLVANTGIRGQFEERMKQLISELQARKNIILFIDEIHLIVGAGSAEGSMDAGNILKPALARGELQVVGATTLKEYRQIEKDPALERRFQPVQVLEPSLEKAYEILKGIQSKYEDYHEVKYTDEAIRACVNLSHRYIQDRFLPDKAIDLMDEAGSKMNLMSGNPDRDQIEKRLSEIAKEKDAALKEENYEKAARLRDEEARLEKLLNDQTGTDRPEITVQHIQEIIEKKTGIPVGKLQEDEQTKLKNLEANLANKVIGQEEAVKKVAKAIRRSRAGLKAKNRPIGSFLFVGPTGVGKTELTKTLAEELFGSKDAMIRLDMSEYMEKHSVSKIIGSPPGYVGHEEAGQLTEKVRRNPYSIILLDEIEKAHPDVQHMFLQILEDGRLTDSQGRTVSFKDTVIIMTSNAGVGHRPIKVGFDKSDAVNETSILDSLGSFFKPEFLNRFDSIIEFKSLEKEDLLKIVDLMLKELNETLQEQGLNIEVTLEVKEKLVELGIVPEFGARPLRRVIQEQLEDKIADFVLDQPDVKELKAVLQDDKIVVTAK, via the coding sequence ATGATCTGCCAAAATTGCCAGAACAACGAAGCTGTTATTGAATTGAACGTCAATATCAATGGTAACAAACAGCATTATCATCTTTGCAATGATTGCTACCAAAAAGAAAGATCAAAATTAGGCGCTGCTTTTGGTCCTTCGATGATTGGATTTTCGGGCTTTAATCCATCTTCATTTGAGGACTTGTTTAAACAATTTTCAAGCTTTCCGAAAAATGATATGAACGGAATAACTGGAATGAGTGGTATAAGCGGAGCACAAGCCCAACAAGCCAACCATAGGGGCAACGGTTTTATCGACCAATTTGGACGCAACTTAACCCAACTGGCAAAAGCCGGCCTCATCGATCCAGTGATCGGTCGCGAGGAAGAAGTAAACCGCGTCATTGAAATTTTGAATCGCCGCAATAAAAACAATCCGGTCTTAATCGGTGAACCAGGTGTCGGAAAAACAGCCGTAGTCGAAGGGCTTGCCTTAAAAATCGCGGAGGGAAAAGTCCCTTCCAAACTTCTTAACAAAGAAGTATACTTGCTTGATGTTGCTTCCCTTGTTGCCAATACTGGAATTCGCGGTCAATTTGAAGAGAGAATGAAACAACTGATCTCTGAATTGCAAGCAAGAAAAAACATTATTCTATTTATAGATGAAATTCATCTCATAGTTGGTGCCGGTTCTGCAGAAGGGTCTATGGATGCAGGAAATATTTTAAAACCCGCTCTTGCCCGCGGCGAACTTCAGGTAGTTGGGGCAACTACATTGAAAGAGTACCGCCAAATCGAAAAAGATCCTGCATTAGAACGCCGTTTCCAGCCGGTGCAAGTACTCGAACCTTCACTTGAAAAAGCATATGAAATCTTGAAGGGTATTCAGTCAAAATACGAGGATTATCATGAAGTAAAGTACACAGATGAAGCAATCAGAGCGTGTGTGAATCTGTCACATCGTTATATTCAAGACCGCTTCCTTCCCGATAAAGCGATTGACTTAATGGACGAAGCCGGTTCAAAAATGAACCTAATGTCAGGAAATCCGGATAGAGATCAAATCGAAAAACGTCTAAGTGAAATTGCAAAAGAAAAAGACGCTGCTTTAAAAGAAGAAAACTATGAAAAAGCTGCTCGACTTCGTGATGAAGAAGCAAGACTGGAAAAATTATTAAATGACCAAACCGGTACAGACCGACCGGAAATTACCGTTCAGCACATTCAAGAAATTATCGAAAAGAAAACAGGTATTCCTGTTGGAAAACTTCAAGAAGATGAACAAACAAAATTAAAAAATCTTGAAGCAAACCTTGCAAATAAAGTAATCGGCCAAGAGGAAGCTGTAAAGAAAGTTGCGAAAGCAATACGCAGAAGCCGCGCCGGTCTTAAAGCAAAGAACCGTCCGATCGGATCATTCTTGTTCGTTGGTCCGACAGGAGTCGGTAAAACAGAATTGACAAAAACTTTGGCTGAAGAATTATTTGGTTCCAAAGATGCCATGATTCGCCTTGATATGAGCGAATATATGGAAAAACACAGCGTATCGAAAATCATCGGCTCTCCTCCTGGATATGTAGGTCATGAAGAAGCAGGACAACTGACTGAAAAAGTGCGCCGCAACCCATACAGCATTATATTGCTTGATGAAATTGAAAAAGCGCACCCGGATGTTCAACACATGTTCCTTCAAATTCTTGAGGACGGCCGATTGACAGACAGCCAAGGCCGAACAGTCAGCTTTAAAGATACTGTCATTATTATGACAAGTAATGCCGGTGTCGGTCATAGACCGATTAAAGTTGGATTTGATAAGAGTGATGCAGTAAATGAAACAAGCATCCTCGATTCACTTGGCAGCTTCTTCAAACCTGAATTTTTAAACCGCTTTGACAGCATCATTGAGTTTAAATCACTTGAAAAAGAGGATCTTCTAAAAATTGTAGACTTAATGCTTAAAGAATTAAATGAAACATTGCAGGAACAAGGCCTAAACATTGAAGTAACTCTTGAAGTAAAAGAAAAGCTTGTCGAACTAGGGATTGTTCCTGAATTCGGTGCACGACCGCTTCGCCGCGTCATTCAAGAACAATTAGAAGATAAAATTGCTGATTTTGTACTGGATCAGCCTGATGTAAAAGAATTGAAAGCAGTACTGCAAGATGACAAGATTGTCGTAACAGCAAAATAA